One genomic segment of Blastopirellula marina includes these proteins:
- a CDS encoding serine/threonine-protein kinase, with product MTQQKKNGGEPAPELDLAGRSVGDYRILRRLGRGAMAEVFLAEQQSLKRNVAVKILMPELAKDQAYVRRFHREAQAAAALTHANIVQIYEVGNSEGIHFIAQEYVPGQNLKQLLNKQGTLEVKLVGAILRQVGAALYKAAEQGIVHRDIKPENILITATGEVKVADFGLARVIAPGADGMNLTQVGITMGTPLYMSPEQAEGKSLDQRSDIYSLGVTCYQLLAGRPPFEGDNPLTVAVKHLNTEPERLEKVRGGVPPAMARVIHKMLAKKPEDRFQSASELLRELREVQKSLGSDAFGSDPSDWSIAELASLSEIRSGGLQELSDVMKTSAVTVYRRPSWGKRIVMIGGLGLVCLIVGGALALASKQTNLLDIPPEQQAELLPKLGRTAQEQFDFAMFKNKNLGQDQHPEFFASVYRNFPLDQSEENRVWGLKAMKQEAVLLMNRGRNAEALRVFDRMAQQQAIYVEAKAFGFAGKAICLKQMNRIPEAEQAAADASRTEYLNALREADPEFAAMFEAIRGQLTGQT from the coding sequence ATGACCCAGCAGAAGAAAAACGGCGGTGAACCCGCCCCGGAACTCGACCTGGCAGGGCGGTCTGTGGGGGACTACCGTATTTTGCGTCGACTTGGCCGGGGGGCGATGGCCGAGGTCTTTCTGGCTGAACAGCAGAGCCTGAAGCGAAATGTGGCCGTCAAAATTCTGATGCCGGAACTGGCCAAAGACCAGGCCTACGTCCGTCGCTTTCATCGCGAAGCCCAGGCCGCCGCGGCCCTGACCCACGCCAACATCGTGCAGATCTACGAAGTGGGCAACTCGGAGGGGATCCATTTCATCGCTCAGGAATACGTTCCGGGGCAAAACCTGAAACAACTACTCAACAAGCAGGGCACGCTCGAAGTGAAGCTGGTCGGGGCCATTCTCCGCCAGGTCGGTGCGGCACTCTACAAAGCGGCAGAGCAGGGGATCGTCCACCGTGATATCAAGCCAGAGAATATCCTGATCACGGCAACCGGCGAAGTGAAAGTGGCCGACTTCGGCCTGGCCCGCGTGATTGCCCCCGGTGCCGACGGGATGAACCTGACCCAGGTCGGCATCACCATGGGCACACCCCTGTACATGAGCCCCGAACAGGCCGAAGGCAAATCGCTCGATCAACGCAGCGACATCTATTCGCTGGGCGTGACCTGTTATCAACTGCTTGCCGGGCGACCTCCCTTTGAAGGAGACAACCCGCTAACGGTCGCCGTGAAGCACTTGAACACCGAGCCCGAGCGGCTGGAAAAGGTACGCGGCGGCGTTCCACCGGCAATGGCCCGGGTGATCCACAAGATGCTGGCCAAGAAGCCGGAAGACCGCTTTCAAAGTGCCTCGGAACTGCTGCGTGAACTGCGCGAAGTGCAAAAGTCGCTCGGCAGCGATGCGTTCGGCAGCGATCCTTCCGACTGGTCGATCGCCGAACTGGCTTCTCTGTCCGAGATTCGCAGCGGCGGACTGCAAGAGCTTTCCGACGTGATGAAGACATCCGCCGTCACCGTTTACCGCCGTCCTTCGTGGGGCAAGCGGATCGTGATGATCGGTGGCCTGGGGCTGGTCTGTTTGATCGTCGGCGGGGCCTTGGCACTCGCATCCAAGCAGACCAACCTGCTCGATATTCCGCCGGAACAACAGGCCGAACTGCTGCCTAAGCTGGGACGAACGGCGCAAGAGCAATTCGACTTTGCGATGTTCAAAAACAAGAACCTCGGGCAAGATCAGCATCCCGAATTCTTCGCCAGCGTCTACCGCAACTTTCCCTTGGATCAAAGCGAAGAGAACCGTGTCTGGGGGCTCAAAGCGATGAAGCAGGAAGCCGTGCTGCTGATGAACCGGGGACGCAATGCCGAAGCGCTACGTGTCTTTGATCGCATGGCCCAGCAGCAGGCAATCTACGTCGAAGCGAAAGCGTTTGGCTTCGCCGGCAAGGCAATCTGTCTGAAGCAGATGAACCGAATCCCAGAAGCGGAACAGGCCGCCGCGGATGCCTCACGCACCGAGTACCTGAACGCTCTCCGCGAAGCCGACCCAGAGTTCGCTGCCATGTTCGAGGCCATTCGCGGCCAATTGACCGGGCAGACTTAG
- a CDS encoding peptidase M42: MTKSDLDDFLDILKQLVRHPSVVGSEHAFFRYLQRELEETHAKVTLYEGLLVASGSRPDHMHISAHVDRHGLICTGPNEFQYAAFVARNRGDLLGDSVSEQTFQTIAERFHERFVQAYVPWSGTYLGKGTIKRSYLCERRGNLVFEVEGLDHVLPGTPVAYQDRLTVNYSRVSAQLDNVLTTAMLVYLFRHGFQGTVLFTAQEEAGRSWRFLLEWFRRCGIETQDLLVLDTSPFPDIATADAQQVVLRRRDANAVFNPTVVDKLEAACNKYGIRYLFKDEYIARQNEVRVAEGKSPTSLGSTELGRVVLASEGAIQGATLQVPTTGYHTPEESAALASIEAMLDVLCEVALDD, encoded by the coding sequence GTGACCAAGTCCGACCTCGACGATTTCCTCGATATCCTGAAACAGCTTGTACGTCATCCCTCGGTGGTTGGCTCCGAGCATGCTTTCTTCCGCTATCTCCAGCGAGAGCTGGAAGAGACCCACGCCAAGGTCACCTTGTACGAGGGGTTGTTGGTGGCCAGCGGTTCGCGGCCTGACCACATGCATATCTCGGCCCACGTCGATCGGCACGGCTTGATCTGTACCGGTCCGAACGAGTTCCAATACGCGGCCTTCGTGGCCCGCAACCGGGGCGACCTGTTGGGGGACTCGGTCTCGGAACAAACATTTCAGACCATCGCCGAGCGGTTCCACGAACGATTCGTTCAGGCCTACGTCCCTTGGAGCGGTACCTACCTGGGCAAGGGAACCATCAAGCGTTCGTATCTGTGCGAGCGTCGCGGGAACCTGGTGTTCGAAGTGGAAGGGCTCGACCACGTGCTGCCTGGCACGCCGGTCGCCTATCAAGATCGTCTGACGGTGAACTACAGCCGCGTATCGGCCCAGCTCGATAACGTGCTGACCACGGCCATGCTGGTCTACCTGTTCCGTCACGGCTTTCAGGGAACGGTTCTCTTCACGGCCCAGGAAGAAGCAGGCCGCAGTTGGCGTTTTCTGCTGGAATGGTTCCGCCGCTGTGGTATCGAAACGCAAGACCTCTTGGTGCTCGATACGAGCCCCTTCCCCGATATCGCCACGGCCGACGCGCAGCAGGTTGTGCTGCGAAGACGCGACGCCAACGCGGTGTTCAACCCAACCGTGGTCGACAAGCTGGAAGCGGCCTGCAACAAGTACGGCATTCGCTATCTGTTCAAAGACGAATACATCGCCCGGCAGAATGAAGTGCGCGTGGCGGAAGGGAAGTCTCCTACTTCGCTAGGCAGCACCGAACTGGGACGCGTCGTGCTGGCTTCGGAAGGAGCGATCCAAGGAGCCACGCTTCAGGTTCCGACGACCGGCTATCACACGCCAGAAGAGTCTGCCGCATTGGCATCGATCGAAGCGATGCTCGACGTTCTGTGCGAAGTGGCCCTGGACGACTAA
- a CDS encoding c-type cytochrome domain-containing protein, translating to MTRLPSIKTTAIVVLLSGLFVSSAYAAPNAEQQRQLQALKLDIRKTSNFLKRGMIAESVELVRDIQSRMEKLGTAGDAEVTQELQNLAESLAVSHGVLELEGYTLKPLTAASMASAPMMMANQPGTPPPAAAAPAPLPTTFPTANISFTKHVAPILNARCGNCHVTGSRGGFSASTYEILMKGPAEGKVVFPGDDIGSRLIETIETGDMPRGGGRVLPPELTALKTWVKEGAKFDGLDPKAPINQAAGAAANPAAMMELQVTSATGNEQVSFGMDVAGVLANRCVNCHSGNNPPGGLGMDNFARFIRGGDSGAPFVPGKPEDSMIVRLIKATGDGRMPRNGPPLTAEQITKIEMWIREGGKFDGESPNDASMLRNNQIALAKKATHDQLAAMRAESSQQMWDLGMPNVKSSKVDSPNFLAYGTMGEASLQELVGEADKAADKVRTILKIPGTTPLVKGKMTLYFFQKRYDYAEFGNMIERRDLPPDWKGHYRYNVTDAYGSIQVPSDNEYDLSVLMAQLIASSHVASLGNGTVPDWFAEGVGRVVASRMSKNDPRVVAWDNQIDSALGSMAKPDDFVMNRLSPDQASVASYAFMKAIMGRGNSFDAMMNSLRKGTSFDEAFQSAFNMSPSKLAEAWAASGRR from the coding sequence TTGACCAGATTACCCTCCATCAAGACCACGGCCATCGTCGTTCTGCTTAGTGGACTGTTTGTTTCGAGCGCTTATGCTGCTCCCAATGCCGAACAGCAACGACAGCTTCAGGCCTTGAAGCTCGACATCCGCAAGACGTCGAACTTCCTCAAACGAGGTATGATCGCGGAATCGGTGGAACTGGTACGCGACATTCAATCGCGCATGGAAAAGCTGGGTACCGCTGGCGACGCCGAAGTTACCCAGGAGCTACAAAACCTGGCCGAGAGTCTGGCTGTTTCCCACGGCGTGTTGGAGCTGGAAGGCTACACCCTGAAGCCGTTGACCGCTGCTTCGATGGCTTCGGCCCCGATGATGATGGCCAACCAGCCTGGCACACCTCCGCCGGCCGCGGCAGCTCCGGCTCCTCTGCCGACGACATTCCCCACTGCCAATATCAGCTTCACCAAGCACGTCGCGCCGATTCTGAATGCTCGCTGTGGCAACTGCCACGTGACCGGCAGCCGAGGTGGTTTCAGTGCGAGTACCTACGAGATCCTGATGAAGGGCCCAGCCGAAGGGAAGGTGGTTTTCCCCGGCGACGATATCGGCAGCCGCTTGATCGAAACGATTGAAACCGGCGACATGCCGCGCGGCGGTGGTCGTGTTCTTCCGCCGGAATTGACCGCTCTGAAGACCTGGGTCAAAGAAGGGGCCAAGTTCGACGGCCTCGATCCAAAGGCCCCAATCAACCAGGCAGCCGGTGCGGCTGCGAACCCAGCGGCCATGATGGAACTGCAAGTCACTTCCGCTACCGGTAACGAACAGGTTAGCTTCGGCATGGATGTCGCAGGCGTGCTGGCCAATCGCTGCGTCAATTGCCACAGCGGCAACAACCCGCCGGGTGGCCTGGGCATGGACAACTTTGCCCGCTTCATCCGTGGTGGTGACAGTGGTGCCCCGTTTGTCCCTGGTAAACCCGAAGACAGTATGATTGTCCGCCTGATCAAAGCGACCGGTGATGGTCGGATGCCGCGCAATGGTCCACCGCTGACTGCTGAGCAAATCACCAAGATCGAAATGTGGATCCGTGAAGGGGGCAAGTTCGACGGCGAATCCCCCAACGACGCTTCGATGCTGCGGAATAACCAGATCGCCCTGGCCAAGAAGGCAACCCACGATCAACTCGCCGCGATGCGGGCCGAAAGCAGCCAGCAGATGTGGGACCTGGGCATGCCGAACGTGAAGTCGTCCAAGGTCGACTCTCCTAACTTCCTGGCCTACGGCACGATGGGAGAAGCCTCGCTGCAAGAGCTTGTGGGCGAAGCGGACAAAGCAGCCGACAAGGTCCGCACCATCCTGAAGATCCCAGGCACCACGCCGCTAGTCAAAGGGAAGATGACCCTGTACTTCTTCCAGAAACGCTACGACTACGCCGAGTTCGGCAACATGATCGAACGCCGCGATCTACCGCCTGACTGGAAGGGACACTACCGCTACAACGTGACCGATGCCTATGGCTCGATTCAAGTGCCGTCCGACAACGAGTACGACCTTTCCGTCTTGATGGCACAGCTGATTGCCTCGAGCCATGTGGCTTCGCTGGGCAATGGAACGGTGCCTGATTGGTTTGCCGAAGGGGTCGGCCGCGTGGTCGCGTCGCGTATGAGCAAGAACGATCCACGCGTGGTTGCCTGGGACAACCAGATCGATTCGGCCCTGGGCTCGATGGCCAAGCCGGACGACTTCGTCATGAACCGGTTGTCGCCTGATCAGGCCTCGGTGGCCAGCTACGCGTTCATGAAAGCGATCATGGGACGCGGCAACTCGTTCGACGCGATGATGAACTCGCTCCGCAAAGGAACCAGCTTCGACGAAGCATTCCAGTCGGCGTTCAACATGTCGCCATCGAAACTGGCCGAAGCCTGGGCTGCGTCGGGAAGACGATAA
- a CDS encoding tetratricopeptide repeat protein — protein sequence MRTLSIMVGLAILVAASSVQAQGLGQYQYKSRSNISVGRGGYADVTSPGWSTGRYSSGYHHDNYHNDHHHYHGGYGGGYGGGYGGYPYTGSFWGGTGVSFGWWLPPAYGTDRFFAAGYPYTYGYSGLFPYGTYYRPGDQHIEYFLPPTQPAELNYGPQAMKQFMGLPRDFAIEPQRTGQFESLVTPLPSPLRIEAAKPVTIQQPSDQAIERAEHFIQAGDNLFQQQRYQEALGRYKDAIAAAPGYAEGHLRKGLAYLATNRPDEAVDAIELAIQQNPEVAGTSLTMDALLGNNGLAKTSIIEANARRAVADPQNPEYLFCVGVLLFFDGDKDRALQCFQAARQAGGDSDDIDAFEKYLHPTVTNPNGLNI from the coding sequence GTGCGTACCCTTTCGATCATGGTTGGTCTGGCGATTCTGGTCGCCGCGAGTAGCGTTCAAGCCCAGGGTTTGGGGCAATACCAGTACAAAAGCCGCAGCAACATCTCGGTCGGACGGGGCGGCTATGCCGACGTCACCAGCCCCGGTTGGAGCACCGGGCGATACTCGAGCGGTTATCACCACGACAATTACCACAACGATCACCACCATTATCATGGTGGCTACGGTGGTGGATATGGCGGCGGCTACGGTGGCTATCCCTACACCGGTAGTTTCTGGGGCGGAACGGGCGTGTCATTCGGATGGTGGCTTCCACCGGCGTACGGCACGGATCGTTTCTTCGCGGCGGGTTACCCCTACACCTATGGTTACTCGGGCCTCTTTCCTTATGGCACCTATTACCGCCCCGGCGATCAACATATCGAATACTTTCTGCCGCCGACCCAGCCTGCCGAACTGAACTATGGCCCCCAGGCCATGAAGCAGTTCATGGGGCTGCCGAGAGACTTCGCCATCGAGCCGCAGCGAACCGGGCAATTCGAGTCCCTGGTCACCCCGCTACCGAGTCCTTTGAGGATCGAAGCAGCCAAGCCGGTAACGATCCAACAGCCCAGCGACCAGGCGATCGAGCGGGCCGAGCATTTCATTCAGGCCGGCGATAACCTCTTCCAGCAGCAGCGTTACCAGGAAGCCCTGGGCCGCTACAAAGATGCTATCGCCGCGGCACCTGGCTATGCGGAAGGTCACCTCCGCAAAGGGCTCGCTTACCTGGCTACCAACCGCCCAGACGAGGCGGTCGACGCGATCGAGCTGGCCATTCAGCAGAACCCCGAGGTCGCCGGCACCAGCCTGACGATGGATGCTTTGTTGGGAAATAACGGCCTGGCGAAAACTTCGATTATCGAAGCCAATGCCCGCCGCGCGGTGGCCGATCCGCAGAATCCCGAGTACCTGTTCTGCGTCGGTGTGCTCCTCTTTTTCGATGGCGATAAAGACCGAGCCCTGCAGTGTTTCCAGGCGGCAAGGCAAGCCGGGGGAGATTCAGACGACATCGATGCGTTTGAAAAGTATCTTCATCCAACGGTCACAAATCCCAACGGATTAAACATTTAG